From Microcystis aeruginosa NIES-2549, a single genomic window includes:
- a CDS encoding DUF1824 family protein, whose translation MSMEEALKLLKEYGCIQLKIAQSPEEEEALRQAILLVNQGSESINLGICADNNEEGFKALKSYLQALGYPLPNILPEDHPEQRAVYIKYNTQRQASYLDSYTGTYRGVLISCQSENDQLVGTYGHFPLDLFS comes from the coding sequence ATGTCTATGGAAGAAGCCTTGAAACTCCTAAAAGAATATGGATGTATTCAACTAAAAATTGCCCAATCCCCCGAAGAAGAAGAAGCTCTAAGACAGGCAATTTTATTAGTTAACCAAGGTTCGGAATCAATTAATTTAGGTATCTGTGCCGATAACAATGAAGAGGGATTTAAAGCCCTAAAAAGTTATCTACAAGCCCTAGGATACCCCCTACCTAATATTCTCCCAGAAGACCACCCAGAACAGCGAGCGGTGTATATTAAATACAATACCCAAAGACAAGCTTCCTATCTCGATTCCTACACGGGAACCTATCGCGGTGTCCTGATTTCTTGTCAATCAGAAAATGATCAATTAGTCGGTACTTATGGTCACTTTCCCCTCGATTTATTCTCTTAA